The following proteins are co-located in the Stieleria sp. JC731 genome:
- a CDS encoding M13 family metallopeptidase gives MRLNLKNCGVALVAASTMVPFQMARAAEPAAAKSQAKATEKISGIDKSLFSDSVGAGENFYLYANEKWLEETEIPADKSNYGIFTVLDDETREQVRTLIEEAAKTAAKAGTPSQKVGDLYQSVLDLDARNAAGLKPIQPLLDAISSIEDQTDLADTFGMLRRAGVGGPIVPYVSVDAKKSDQYTVYLTQSGLSLPDRDYYLEDEERYVELREELKKYIADLLAKVDHPQPTEAAETIYQIESRIAKIHWTKTENRDPVATYNPKTPAELDTMLGDLKWFDYAEAAKIASIENIVVRQPTYVQGLAELFADVSIDQWKDYFTFHTIDGFATGLSEELERRHFDFHDTAISGITEQQPMWKRGVNVTGSVLGELVGQIYVEKHFKPIAKKRMNELVANLIRAFEDRINSRDWMGEGTKKQALEKLSKFTTKIGYPDKWKDYSDLEITSGVLGDHLLASARFEYDRDINKLGGPIDRDEWHMTPQTINAYYNPTMNEIVFPAAILQPPFFNLAADDAVNYGGIGAVIGHELSHGFDDKGSKFDGDGNLRMWWTEEDRQEFERRAQGLVDQYNAYVPIAGRTVNGELTLGENIGDLGGLSVAYAAYKLSLEGKEAPVIDGLTGDQRFFLGWSQIWRRKYRDAEMVRRLSVDPHSPSEFRVIGVVRNMDAWYDAFNITDKDKLYLAPEKRVRIW, from the coding sequence ATGCGTTTGAACCTCAAGAACTGCGGCGTTGCTCTCGTCGCCGCCTCGACAATGGTGCCATTTCAGATGGCGCGAGCAGCAGAGCCTGCGGCCGCCAAGTCGCAGGCCAAAGCTACCGAAAAGATCTCCGGAATTGACAAGTCACTGTTCAGCGATAGCGTCGGTGCGGGAGAAAACTTCTACCTGTACGCCAATGAAAAATGGCTCGAGGAAACCGAGATTCCCGCAGACAAATCGAACTACGGAATCTTCACAGTTCTCGATGACGAGACCCGCGAACAAGTCCGCACGTTGATTGAAGAAGCGGCGAAGACTGCGGCGAAAGCGGGAACGCCCAGTCAAAAGGTCGGTGATCTTTACCAAAGCGTTCTCGATTTGGACGCACGAAACGCAGCTGGACTTAAACCGATTCAACCTTTGTTGGATGCGATTTCGTCCATCGAAGACCAAACTGACTTGGCAGACACGTTCGGAATGTTGCGACGGGCCGGTGTTGGCGGCCCAATCGTCCCCTACGTCTCTGTCGATGCCAAGAAAAGTGACCAATACACCGTCTACCTGACCCAATCTGGTCTGTCGCTTCCGGACCGCGACTACTACCTCGAAGACGAAGAACGCTACGTCGAGTTACGCGAAGAACTGAAGAAGTACATTGCGGACTTACTCGCTAAAGTTGACCATCCACAACCTACTGAAGCCGCCGAAACGATCTATCAGATCGAATCTCGGATCGCAAAAATCCATTGGACCAAAACAGAAAACCGAGATCCGGTTGCGACTTACAACCCCAAGACTCCGGCAGAGCTGGACACGATGTTGGGGGACTTGAAATGGTTCGACTACGCCGAAGCTGCGAAAATTGCATCGATCGAAAACATCGTTGTTCGTCAGCCAACGTATGTGCAAGGCTTGGCAGAATTGTTTGCCGACGTCTCCATCGATCAATGGAAGGACTACTTCACATTTCACACGATCGACGGATTTGCGACCGGGCTAAGTGAAGAACTCGAGCGCCGCCACTTCGATTTCCACGATACCGCAATCAGTGGAATCACCGAGCAACAGCCGATGTGGAAGCGAGGCGTCAATGTCACGGGCAGCGTCTTAGGCGAGTTGGTTGGTCAAATCTATGTTGAGAAACATTTTAAACCGATCGCCAAGAAACGTATGAACGAGTTGGTGGCCAATCTGATTCGGGCATTCGAAGATCGCATCAATAGCCGCGACTGGATGGGAGAAGGCACGAAGAAACAAGCCTTGGAAAAGCTGTCGAAGTTCACCACCAAGATTGGATATCCAGACAAGTGGAAAGACTACAGCGATCTCGAAATCACATCGGGAGTGCTGGGAGATCATCTACTCGCGTCGGCTCGGTTTGAATACGACCGAGACATCAACAAGTTGGGTGGACCGATCGATCGCGATGAGTGGCACATGACTCCGCAGACGATCAATGCTTACTACAACCCCACCATGAACGAGATCGTTTTTCCGGCCGCGATTCTGCAGCCACCATTCTTCAATCTGGCGGCCGACGATGCTGTGAATTACGGCGGTATTGGTGCGGTCATCGGCCACGAACTCAGTCACGGCTTCGACGACAAGGGCAGCAAGTTTGACGGAGACGGCAATCTACGAATGTGGTGGACCGAGGAAGATCGCCAAGAGTTTGAACGGAGAGCCCAGGGCTTGGTCGATCAATACAACGCATACGTTCCGATCGCTGGCCGAACCGTCAATGGCGAATTGACATTGGGCGAGAACATCGGTGACTTGGGTGGATTAAGCGTCGCATACGCTGCGTACAAACTTTCTTTGGAAGGCAAGGAAGCACCTGTGATCGATGGTCTAACCGGTGATCAACGATTCTTTCTCGGTTGGTCGCAAATCTGGCGTCGCAAATATCGTGACGCAGAAATGGTTCGGCGACTCAGTGTCGACCCACACAGCCCAAGTGAGTTCCGAGTCATCGGAGTCGTGCGAAACATGGATGCGTGGTACGACGCGTTCAACATCACTGACAAAGATAAACTCTACCTGGCTCCGGAAAAGCGAGTCCGAATCTGGTAG
- the gpmI gene encoding 2,3-bisphosphoglycerate-independent phosphoglycerate mutase, producing MTEVRRKPVVLIVRDGWGQNPFPEWDKANAVIQAETPIADALMKQYPNVLIKTSGEDVGLPAGVMGNSEVGHQNIGAGRIVDQEVMRITRAIREGRFFKNEVLLGALEHVKSTGGKLHILGLMSDGRVHSDLDHALAVVDLYKDFGLPGDRLVVHAITDGRDTSPTGGLAYVGKIESKLSEAGVGKIGTVVGRFYAMDRDLRWERVQTAYDALTKGASRTAKSATEAIQAYYDNPTEPSRSGDEFIEATTIVADGAEPALVADGDAVVFINYRGDRTREITKAFVYDNDAWGKIDGGGFDRGEKIDNLYYATMTGYETGLPVKVIFEKPPKMPNILGQFISENGLKQFRCAETEKYPHVTFFFNDYRDDPFEGQTQEMAQSPRDVSTYDQKPEMSAAEVCDYVLKEIESGRSEVLIVNFANGDMVGHTGVLEAAVKAVQTVDSCVGKIVDATLEAGGSLVITADHGNCEQMTNPETGGPHTAHTTYDVPLIVVEPGLEGKSLREGGRLADIAPTVIALLGLEKPAEMTGESLIEV from the coding sequence ATGACCGAAGTACGCCGAAAACCCGTGGTCTTGATTGTTCGAGATGGTTGGGGACAGAACCCTTTTCCAGAGTGGGACAAGGCCAATGCGGTGATTCAAGCGGAAACGCCGATCGCCGACGCTTTGATGAAGCAGTACCCAAATGTTCTGATCAAGACATCAGGCGAAGACGTCGGGCTGCCTGCCGGCGTGATGGGAAATAGCGAAGTCGGTCACCAAAATATCGGCGCCGGACGAATCGTCGACCAAGAAGTCATGCGAATCACCCGCGCGATTCGTGAAGGGCGTTTCTTCAAAAATGAAGTTTTGCTGGGGGCGCTTGAACACGTCAAAAGCACCGGTGGCAAACTCCATATTCTCGGACTGATGAGCGATGGTCGCGTTCATAGCGATCTCGACCACGCCCTCGCTGTGGTTGACCTGTATAAAGACTTCGGATTGCCCGGTGACCGCTTGGTCGTGCATGCAATCACCGATGGTCGCGACACATCGCCGACAGGCGGTTTGGCGTACGTTGGCAAAATCGAAAGTAAGTTGTCCGAAGCTGGCGTCGGAAAAATTGGCACCGTGGTCGGACGATTCTATGCAATGGACCGTGACTTGCGTTGGGAAAGAGTTCAAACCGCATACGATGCATTGACGAAGGGGGCATCTCGCACCGCGAAATCCGCAACCGAAGCGATTCAAGCTTATTACGACAACCCGACCGAACCGAGTCGGAGCGGTGACGAATTCATCGAGGCGACAACGATCGTCGCTGACGGCGCAGAGCCAGCGTTGGTCGCAGACGGTGACGCGGTTGTCTTTATCAATTATCGCGGCGACCGCACGCGTGAAATCACCAAGGCGTTTGTTTACGACAACGATGCATGGGGCAAGATTGATGGCGGCGGTTTTGATCGCGGTGAAAAGATTGACAATCTCTACTACGCCACAATGACGGGCTACGAGACTGGCCTTCCAGTGAAAGTCATCTTTGAAAAGCCACCAAAGATGCCGAACATTCTAGGGCAATTCATCAGTGAAAACGGACTGAAGCAGTTTCGTTGTGCCGAAACCGAGAAGTATCCACACGTCACGTTCTTCTTCAACGACTACCGCGACGATCCTTTCGAAGGCCAAACGCAAGAGATGGCTCAGTCACCTCGCGACGTTTCGACCTACGATCAGAAACCGGAAATGTCTGCTGCGGAAGTGTGCGACTACGTTCTCAAAGAAATCGAATCGGGACGTAGCGAAGTTCTAATTGTCAACTTTGCCAACGGCGACATGGTTGGTCACACGGGAGTCTTGGAAGCCGCCGTCAAGGCGGTGCAAACCGTGGACTCCTGCGTCGGAAAAATCGTCGACGCAACCTTGGAAGCTGGCGGCTCGTTGGTCATCACCGCTGATCACGGAAACTGCGAACAAATGACCAACCCAGAGACGGGTGGACCGCATACTGCGCACACCACCTATGATGTCCCATTGATTGTCGTCGAGCCTGGGCTGGAAGGAAAGTCCCTTCGTGAAGGCGGACGATTGGCCGACATCGCGCCGACCGTCATCGCTTTGTTGGGACTTGAAAAGCCAGCAGAAATGACCGGCGAAAGCCTGATCGAAGTCTAG
- a CDS encoding PEP-CTERM sorting domain-containing protein: MQRGRLTIVAFEGSGSPPPPTVPEPSSFAIFGLIGLAGCVVRRRSKN; the protein is encoded by the coding sequence ATCCAGCGCGGACGTCTCACGATTGTTGCCTTCGAAGGTTCTGGTTCTCCTCCGCCACCTACCGTTCCAGAACCGTCATCTTTCGCGATTTTTGGACTGATTGGATTGGCTGGATGTGTAGTTCGACGCCGGTCCAAGAACTAG
- a CDS encoding catalase: MSNGESKCPFQTQQFGRPVDDNQHSQTAGPRGPVLMQDVHLVEKMAHFNRERIPERVVHAKGYGAFGKFTVTNDISEYCMADLFSSVGKETPTFARFSTVGGESGSADSARDPRGFAVKFYTDQGVWDLVGNNTPIFFIRDPLKFSDFIHTQKREPQSHLKPHWRRWDFWGEVPEALHQVMFLYGDRGTPKSARFMNGYGSHTFSVYNREGVRHWVKFHFKTEQGIENFSDDEAIKMAGEAPDYSTRDLFQAIESGDFPRWKLHVQLMPESDAEKYQWHPFDLTKVWPHADYPLIEVGVLELNRNPDNYFQDVEQAAFEPGNLVDGIGLSPDRMLQNRVLSYPDAHRYRLGVNYHQIPVNAPRCPYATYHRDGQMRVDGNGGGSVDYEPNKMNGPKETGHRYEPPMPVHGDGNRYDEFACDADDYYGQPRLFWKEVLDEGGRERLCTAIANSMGDSPERIRDKMLQQFAAVDDEFAKMVSNKLEAPADEPIPVA, encoded by the coding sequence ATGTCCAACGGAGAATCCAAGTGCCCTTTTCAAACCCAACAGTTCGGCCGCCCTGTCGACGACAATCAGCATTCGCAAACGGCAGGACCACGCGGTCCCGTCCTGATGCAGGACGTGCATCTGGTCGAGAAGATGGCCCACTTCAATCGCGAACGCATCCCTGAACGAGTCGTCCATGCCAAAGGTTACGGCGCCTTTGGTAAGTTCACAGTGACCAACGACATCTCAGAGTACTGCATGGCGGACCTTTTTAGCTCCGTCGGAAAGGAGACGCCGACCTTCGCTAGGTTTTCGACTGTTGGCGGCGAATCTGGATCGGCCGATTCGGCACGTGATCCTCGCGGATTCGCGGTCAAGTTTTATACCGATCAAGGTGTGTGGGACTTGGTCGGAAACAACACGCCAATCTTCTTCATCCGCGATCCTTTGAAGTTCAGTGACTTCATCCACACGCAGAAGCGTGAACCTCAAAGCCACCTAAAGCCCCACTGGCGTCGCTGGGACTTTTGGGGTGAAGTTCCTGAGGCACTGCATCAAGTGATGTTTCTTTACGGCGACCGTGGCACCCCGAAGAGTGCGAGGTTTATGAACGGTTATGGAAGCCACACCTTTAGCGTTTACAATCGCGAAGGAGTACGTCACTGGGTGAAGTTCCATTTTAAGACGGAACAAGGCATCGAGAACTTCAGCGATGACGAAGCGATCAAAATGGCTGGTGAAGCTCCTGACTACTCAACTCGAGACCTTTTCCAAGCGATCGAGTCGGGTGACTTTCCACGTTGGAAGTTGCATGTGCAGTTGATGCCAGAGTCAGACGCCGAAAAATACCAGTGGCATCCTTTTGACTTGACCAAAGTCTGGCCACACGCGGATTACCCCTTGATCGAAGTCGGCGTCTTGGAACTTAATCGCAACCCGGATAACTATTTCCAAGACGTTGAACAGGCGGCCTTCGAACCTGGAAACCTGGTCGACGGGATTGGGTTGTCACCCGACCGCATGTTGCAAAACCGGGTCCTGAGCTACCCCGATGCACACCGCTATCGCCTGGGTGTCAACTACCATCAGATTCCCGTCAACGCTCCACGCTGCCCCTATGCGACCTACCATCGCGATGGCCAAATGCGAGTTGATGGTAATGGTGGCGGAAGTGTTGACTATGAACCCAATAAGATGAATGGGCCAAAGGAGACGGGGCACCGATACGAACCACCGATGCCGGTGCACGGCGATGGCAATCGCTACGATGAATTCGCGTGCGATGCGGATGACTACTATGGACAGCCGCGTTTGTTTTGGAAGGAAGTGCTGGACGAGGGCGGGCGTGAAAGGCTGTGTACCGCTATAGCGAACTCGATGGGTGATAGTCCCGAGCGGATTCGAGACAAGATGCTTCAGCAGTTCGCAGCCGTTGATGACGAGTTCGCAAAGATGGTCAGCAATAAGCTTGAAGCGCCAGCGGACGAACCGATTCCTGTTGCTTAG
- a CDS encoding alpha/beta hydrolase codes for MKKLFVILSLLVMQYGTTSGQDNSPPSERPQRNREPSRFGGPIELGPDDKQTFAEPTDSIVEHRDGIPHGRLEMISYDSKTVGTTRKMNVYTPPGYSSENTYPVLYLLHGIGGDETEWERFASPNELMDNLIADEKAVPMIIVMPNGRAQKNDRAEGNIMASAPAFAVFERDLLDDVIPAIESRYSVKADREHRAIAGLSMGGGQSLNFGLSNLDQFAWIGGFSSAPNAKSPKELIPDVDQAKKQLKLMYLSCGDKDGLIRISQRMQRFLADNDIPHHWNVDSHGHDPTHWRNNLFHFAQLVFQPSK; via the coding sequence ATGAAAAAGCTATTTGTGATTCTTTCGCTATTGGTCATGCAATACGGGACGACGTCAGGCCAAGATAATTCGCCGCCAAGCGAGCGTCCGCAACGCAACCGTGAACCATCGCGTTTTGGCGGACCAATAGAATTGGGGCCGGACGACAAACAGACGTTCGCGGAACCAACCGATAGTATCGTCGAGCATCGCGATGGGATCCCGCACGGTCGGTTGGAAATGATCTCCTACGACTCGAAAACGGTGGGGACGACTCGCAAAATGAACGTCTACACGCCGCCTGGCTACTCTAGTGAAAACACCTACCCAGTGCTCTATCTGCTTCACGGCATCGGCGGTGATGAAACCGAGTGGGAGCGTTTTGCAAGTCCCAATGAATTGATGGACAACCTGATTGCTGATGAAAAAGCGGTCCCGATGATCATCGTTATGCCCAACGGACGGGCGCAGAAAAATGACCGTGCCGAAGGAAACATCATGGCGAGTGCTCCGGCATTCGCAGTCTTCGAACGCGATCTACTCGATGATGTAATCCCTGCTATCGAGTCCCGCTATTCGGTGAAGGCGGATCGCGAGCATCGCGCGATCGCGGGCTTGTCGATGGGCGGAGGCCAGTCACTGAACTTTGGGCTTTCGAATCTGGATCAGTTCGCTTGGATCGGTGGCTTTTCTTCTGCGCCGAATGCGAAATCGCCGAAAGAGTTGATCCCGGATGTGGACCAAGCGAAAAAGCAGCTGAAACTGATGTACCTGTCGTGCGGCGATAAAGACGGACTCATTCGTATCAGCCAGCGGATGCAGCGTTTTCTGGCGGACAACGATATTCCGCACCATTGGAATGTCGATTCACACGGACATGACCCGACGCACTGGCGAAATAACTTGTTTCACTTTGCCCAGCTGGTCTTCCAGCCATCAAAATAG
- a CDS encoding sulfatase, which yields MSRPNIILIITDQQRYDTIAALGFPHVDTPNLDRLVREGVSLEQCHVSAASCAAARASMFKGFYPHTTGILKNADRWRRSWIEHLNDAGYYCVNIGKMHTWPYVTELGFHERFVVENKDRYLEGRYFFDEWDKALRFRGLVKQQRELYRKLPDYDQRLGAFEWELPEDTHPDFFVGDMAKWWIESTPKKDPLFLQIGFPGPHPPYDPIARYAEPYLSKPLPLTPVTEAELDRQPPAFKELRIHNSEIDHDSVIMPLDVSDQQRQRQRAYYLANVTMIDQKVGEIMETLQRNEYGDNTIVIFTSDHGDCLTDHGQSQKWTMYEQITRVPMIVWCPERFQGGEVLRGLVQQMDIGPTILQWAGVDVPGELEAVSIADGIDNPASFTGRPYVYCEQVKDGVLTGCEFMTMVRNQTHKLVHFLDEPYGQLFDLVNDPEELTNLWDSPDSNLVKQQLLDELREWRIRSGVHTKDWCADSR from the coding sequence GTGTCTCGCCCAAACATCATTCTCATCATCACGGACCAGCAACGCTACGACACGATCGCGGCGCTGGGGTTCCCGCACGTCGACACTCCCAATCTTGATCGTCTCGTTCGTGAAGGCGTCTCGCTGGAGCAGTGTCATGTTTCTGCCGCATCGTGCGCTGCGGCTCGCGCCAGCATGTTCAAAGGCTTCTACCCACATACGACCGGCATTCTGAAGAACGCCGATCGTTGGCGGCGTAGCTGGATTGAACATCTCAACGACGCCGGTTACTACTGCGTCAACATCGGAAAGATGCACACGTGGCCGTACGTGACAGAACTTGGATTTCACGAACGTTTTGTCGTCGAAAACAAGGATCGTTATTTGGAAGGCCGGTATTTCTTTGACGAATGGGACAAGGCGCTGCGTTTCCGTGGTCTGGTAAAGCAACAGCGCGAGCTTTATCGAAAACTCCCCGACTACGATCAAAGACTGGGGGCGTTTGAATGGGAGCTCCCAGAGGACACTCATCCTGATTTCTTCGTCGGAGACATGGCAAAATGGTGGATCGAGTCGACACCGAAGAAAGACCCTTTGTTTCTGCAAATCGGCTTTCCCGGTCCACACCCACCCTATGATCCCATCGCTCGATACGCCGAACCGTACCTTTCCAAACCGCTTCCACTAACTCCGGTGACTGAAGCAGAACTTGATAGACAACCGCCAGCGTTTAAAGAGCTGCGAATTCATAACTCCGAAATCGATCATGATTCGGTGATCATGCCACTGGACGTTTCCGACCAGCAACGCCAGCGCCAGCGAGCCTACTACCTCGCGAACGTCACGATGATCGATCAAAAGGTGGGGGAGATAATGGAGACGCTTCAGCGAAATGAATATGGCGACAACACGATCGTGATCTTTACCAGCGACCACGGTGATTGCCTGACCGATCATGGGCAGAGCCAAAAGTGGACGATGTATGAGCAGATCACACGTGTTCCGATGATCGTTTGGTGTCCAGAACGTTTTCAAGGTGGCGAGGTCTTACGCGGTCTGGTGCAACAGATGGACATCGGCCCAACGATCCTACAGTGGGCTGGCGTTGACGTTCCAGGTGAACTGGAAGCCGTTTCAATTGCGGACGGAATTGACAACCCAGCTAGCTTTACCGGACGTCCCTATGTGTACTGCGAACAAGTCAAAGATGGCGTGCTGACCGGTTGCGAGTTCATGACGATGGTTCGCAATCAGACTCACAAGCTAGTGCATTTCTTGGACGAACCGTATGGTCAGCTTTTTGATCTGGTTAACGATCCGGAAGAACTAACCAACCTCTGGGATTCCCCCGACTCGAATTTGGTCAAGCAACAATTGCTGGACGAACTACGCGAATGGCGAATTCGCAGCGGCGTGCATACCAAGGACTGGTGCGCTGACAGCCGCTGA
- a CDS encoding Gfo/Idh/MocA family protein, producing the protein MTKSHRLNRRGFLQTTAAAGVFAGTAGFSRAQDSPNERPVFATIGLRNQGWTITNKSTKFADFAAFADVDSNVLGDINGRLKNKTGKAAEGYSDYRKVLERDDIDAVMIATPDHWHTKISIEAMLAGKDVYCEKPLTLTIAEGKLIEKVVKQTGRVFQVGTMQRTENDHRFLTAIALIRAGRIGKIRKVTCGINGASGSPVIPAIDVPKGLDWDMWLGPAAQADYRALPEMRQGYGGGVPLYTNCHYAWRNWYEYSGGQMNDWGAHHVDIATWALGASETGPNKITPVSYSLPVDYKNGYPTVNDQYNSPTKFEIHANMPGDIPMVITSEGDNGILFEGTKGRFFVNRGKLAGKPIEDLESNPLPEGAVEEVYGGPVSENHTANFIAAMQSRTQPISDVWTHNRMLETCHLANIAIRLGRELNWDPAKREIVGDAEANAFLSRESRKGYEIDM; encoded by the coding sequence ATGACCAAATCGCATCGCCTGAATCGACGTGGTTTTCTCCAAACGACTGCAGCGGCAGGTGTGTTTGCCGGAACAGCTGGCTTTTCACGCGCCCAAGACTCGCCCAACGAACGTCCAGTATTCGCCACCATCGGTCTACGTAACCAGGGATGGACGATCACCAACAAGTCCACCAAGTTCGCCGACTTTGCCGCATTTGCTGACGTCGATTCCAACGTCTTGGGCGACATCAATGGACGTCTCAAAAACAAGACCGGAAAGGCAGCCGAGGGGTATAGCGACTACCGCAAAGTGCTCGAGCGAGACGACATTGACGCGGTCATGATTGCCACACCGGATCATTGGCACACCAAGATCTCGATCGAAGCGATGCTCGCCGGAAAAGACGTCTATTGCGAAAAGCCGCTGACCCTGACGATCGCCGAAGGGAAGCTGATCGAAAAGGTTGTCAAGCAAACCGGTCGAGTGTTCCAGGTCGGAACGATGCAGCGGACCGAGAATGACCACCGATTCTTGACCGCCATCGCGCTGATTCGAGCCGGTCGAATTGGGAAGATCCGCAAGGTGACTTGTGGAATCAACGGTGCATCCGGTTCGCCTGTGATTCCAGCGATCGATGTCCCCAAAGGTCTCGACTGGGACATGTGGTTGGGACCAGCAGCCCAAGCTGACTACCGGGCTTTGCCAGAGATGCGTCAAGGCTACGGAGGCGGCGTTCCTCTCTACACCAACTGTCACTACGCGTGGCGAAACTGGTACGAGTATTCCGGTGGCCAAATGAATGACTGGGGAGCCCACCATGTTGATATCGCAACTTGGGCACTAGGCGCCAGCGAAACCGGACCGAATAAGATCACTCCGGTCAGCTACTCGCTTCCGGTCGATTATAAGAACGGCTACCCAACGGTGAACGACCAATACAATTCGCCGACGAAGTTCGAAATCCATGCGAACATGCCCGGTGACATCCCGATGGTGATCACCAGCGAAGGCGACAACGGCATCTTGTTCGAAGGAACAAAGGGCCGGTTCTTCGTTAACCGTGGCAAGCTTGCCGGAAAGCCAATCGAAGACTTGGAAAGCAATCCTTTGCCGGAAGGTGCGGTTGAAGAAGTCTATGGTGGACCGGTGAGCGAGAACCACACCGCAAACTTCATTGCCGCGATGCAGTCACGTACGCAACCGATTTCGGACGTTTGGACTCACAACCGAATGTTGGAAACCTGCCACTTGGCAAACATTGCCATTCGCTTGGGTCGCGAGTTGAATTGGGACCCTGCAAAACGCGAAATCGTCGGTGATGCCGAAGCAAACGCATTCCTATCGCGTGAGAGTCGCAAAGGCTACGAAATCGACATGTAA
- a CDS encoding PEP-CTERM sorting domain-containing protein → MLQKTLLAPIAIVLLSLLSTSVHAGNIVTWTGGSDFDTDSIAFAGFTADSLVNITGPAIYHEHTFSNSDTASLAIRLDGVWTTIYSDTITNTTVNLSDIPTPISFTQGFVTGLRLSGSPGSNQTFHGLSSLTTFEFDSLSVASVPEPSSLAILAIGGVVVAGRRSSRRR, encoded by the coding sequence ATGCTTCAAAAAACTTTACTTGCTCCAATCGCAATTGTTCTTCTTTCCTTGCTGTCCACTTCGGTACACGCTGGCAATATCGTGACGTGGACTGGCGGCTCTGATTTTGACACGGATTCGATAGCTTTTGCAGGCTTCACCGCGGACTCGTTGGTCAATATCACTGGTCCAGCCATCTACCACGAACACACTTTTTCCAACTCAGACACTGCGTCTCTCGCAATTCGACTCGATGGAGTTTGGACTACCATTTATTCGGATACAATCACGAATACAACAGTAAACCTATCCGATATTCCAACTCCTATTTCATTCACTCAGGGGTTCGTCACGGGGTTGCGACTAAGCGGTTCCCCTGGAAGTAACCAAACCTTCCACGGACTATCTAGTTTAACGACTTTTGAATTCGACAGTCTGAGCGTTGCTTCGGTACCGGAACCGAGCTCGCTTGCCATTCTTGCCATCGGCGGTGTTGTCGTGGCAGGTCGGCGTTCAAGTCGACGCCGGTAG